In a genomic window of Nomascus leucogenys isolate Asia chromosome 4, Asia_NLE_v1, whole genome shotgun sequence:
- the NBEAL2 gene encoding neurobeachin-like protein 2 isoform X3, with translation MAASERLYELWLLYYAQKDLGYLQQWLKAFVGAFKKSISLSSLEPRRPEEAGAEVPLLPLDELHVLAEQLHQADLEQALLLLKLFIILCRNLENIEAGRGQVLVPRVLALLTKLVAELKGCPPPQGQGTQLENVALHALLLCEGLFDPYQTWRRQRSGEVISSKEKSKYKFPPAALPREFSAFFQESLQNADHLPPVLLLRLIHLFCAILAGGKENGQMAVSDGSVKGLLSVVRGWSRGPAPDPRLVPLALEALVGAVHVLHASRTPPRGPELRALLESYFHVLNADWPAGLSSGPEEALVTLRVSMLDAIPMMLACEDRPVLQATFLSNNCFEHLTRLIQNSKVLDQDTDAIAVHVVRVLTCIMSDSPSAKEVFKERIGYPHLQEVLQSHGPPTHRLLQELLNMAVEGDHSMCPPPPIRNEQPVLVLAQWLPSLPTAELQLFLAQRLRWLCDSCPASRATCVQAGLVGCLLETLSTGLALEARCQEQLLALLQALGRVSIRPMELRHLLRPPPGLDSGPGGAEAGKARHAGAIIRALSGMARHQGPARALRYFDLTPSMAGIMVPSVQRWPGPGFTFHAWLCLHLMDTAPTPAPTRPLQRKQLYSFFTSSGSGFEAFFTAAGTLVVAVCTRKEYLTMSLPEVSFADSAWHCVAIVHVPGRRPFSQNLVHVYKDGHLVKTAPLRCPSLSEPFSSCCIGSAGYRTTTTTTGLPTPPVPATLAYTHPTLTRSQSVPASTGLGWGSGLVAPLQEGSIDSTLAGTQDTRWGSPTSLEGELGAVAIFHEALQATALRTLCTLGPNETAPFKPEGELHELSTRLLLHYSPQACKNNICLDLSPSHGLDGRLTGHRVETWDVKDVVNCVGGMGALLPLLERVAAQPKEAEAGPAETHDLVGPELTSGHNTQGLVLPLGKSSEERMERNAVAAFLLMLRNFLQGHVVNQESLVQCQGPAIIGALLRKVPSWAMDMNVLMSAQLLMEQVAAEGSGPLLYLLYQHLLFNFHLWTLSDFAVRLGHIQYMSSIVREHRQKLRKKYGVQFILDALRTHYSPQRERPLAADDLRTVQTSLLGLAREFLVRSLSADDVQVTQTMLSFLAATGNDGQVVGVLDLLLDLLHGSLVQESLAVFLLEPGNLEVLLALLVRPGSLPLLPDRVCKILRRLQQNERLPERSRQRLRLRECGLQGLVACLPEGTVSPQLCQGLYKLFLGTDCLNLSDLLAVVQLSLQADLSVRLDICRQLFHLIYGQPDVVRLLARQAGWQDVLTRLYVLEAATAGSPPLSSPESPTSPKPTPHKPPAESPAEPSDVFLPSEAPCPDPDGFYHALSPFCTPFDLGLERSSVGSGNIAGGGGSSGTLTPASHPGTPSPLDGPRPFPAAPGRHSSSLSNVLEDGSLPEPTISGDDTSNTSNPQQTSEEELCNLLTNVLFSVTWRGVEGSDEVAWRERGQVFSVLTQLGASATLVRPPDCIKRSLLEMMLESALTDIKEAPVGVVASLTQQALWLLRLLQDFLCAEGHGNQELWSEKLFEGVCSLLDRLGAWPHLANGTADLREMAQIGLRLVLGYILLEDPQLHAQAYVRLHMLLQTAVPARREEACYVLSKLEAALGRALNASSSESATDEAGPPPAAAAAAERCSWLVPLVRTLLDRAYEPLGLQWGLPSLPPTNGSPTFFEDFQAFCATPEWRHFIDKQVQPTMSQFEMDTYAKSHDLMSGFWNACYDMLMSGGQRRQRERAQSRRAFQELVLEPAQRRARLEGLRYTAALKQQAAQHSTALLHWGALWRQLASPCGAWALRDPPTLRWKLSSAETYSRMRLKLVPNHHFDPHLEASALRDNLGEVPLTPTEEASLPLAVTKEAKVSTPPEELQEDQLGEDELAELETPMEAAELDEQREKLVLSAECQLVTVVAVVPGLLEVTTQNVYFYDGSTERVETEEGIGYDFRRPLAQLREVHLRRFNLRRSALELFFIDQANYFLNFPCKVGTTPASSPSQTPRPQPGPIPPHTQVRNQVYSWLLRLRPPSQGYLSSRSPQEMLRASGLTQKWVQREISNFEYLMQLNTIAGRTYNDLSQYPVFPWVLQDYVSPTLDLSNPAVFRDLSKPIGVVNPKHAQLVREKYESFEDPAGTIDKFHYGTHYSNAAGVMHYLIRVEPFTSLHVQLQSGRFDCSDRQFHSVAAAWQARLESPADVKELIPEFFYFPDFLENQNGFDLGCLQLTNEKVADVVLPPWASSPEDFIQQHRQALESEYVSAHLHEWIDLIFGYKQRGPAAEEALNVFYYCTYEGAVDLDHVTDERERKALEGIISNFGQTPCQLLKEPHPTRLSVEEAAHRLARLDTNSPSIFQHLDQLKAFFAEVVSDGVPLVLALVPHRQPHSFITQGSPDLLVTVSASGLLGTHSWLPYDRNISNYFSFSKDPTVGSHKTQRLLSGPWVPGSGVSGQALAVAPDGKLLFSGGHWDGSLRVTALPRGKLLSQLSRHLDVVTCLALDTCGIYLISGSRDTTCMVWRLLHQGGLSVGLAPKPVQVLYGHGAAVSCVAISTELDMAVSGSEDGTVIIHTVRRGQFVAALRPPGATLPGPIFHLALGSEGQIVVQSSASERPGAQVTYSLHLYSVNGKLRASLPLAEQPTALTVTEDFVLLGTAQCALHILQLNTLLPAAPPLPMKVAIRSVAVTKERSHVLVGLEDGKLIVVVAGQPSEVRSSQFARKLWRSSRRISQVSSGETEYNPAEAR, from the exons AAGGACCTCGGTTACCTGCAGCAGTGGCTGAAGGCCTTCGTAGGTGCCTTCAAGAAGAGCATCTCACTGTCCTCTCTGGAGCCAAGAAG GCCAGAGGAGGCAGGTGCAGAGGTCCCGCTGCTACCACTGGATGAGCTGCATGTGCTGGCCGAACAGCTGCACCAGGCCGACCTGGAGCAAGCCCTCCTGCTACTCAAGCTCTTCATCATTCTCTGCAG GAACCTGGAGAACATAGAGGCAGGCCGGGGCCAGGTGCTAGTGCCCCGAGTGCTGGCACTGTTGACCAAGTTGGTGGCGGAG CTGAAAGGATGCCCACCACCCCAGGGCCAAGGGACGCAGTTGGAGAATGTGGCCCTACATGCTCTGCTTCTCTGCGAGGGCCTCTTTGACCCTTACCAAACCTGGCGGCGCCAGCGCAGTGG GGAAGTCATCAGCTCCAAGGAGAAGAGCAAATACAAGTTCCCTCCCGCTGCTTTGCCCCGGGAATTCAGTGCCTTCTTCCAAG AGAGCCTACAGAATGCAGACCACTTGCCTCCCGTACTACTGTTGCGTCTCATCCACCTCTTCTGCGCCATCCTCGCTGGAGGAAAG GAGAATGGGCAGATGGCTGTAAGTGATGGCTCTGTGAAGGGCCTGCTGAGTGTGGTGCGGGGCTGGAGCCGTGGGCCAGCCCCGGACCCCCGCCTAGTGCCACTGGCTCTAGAGGCACTGGTGGGTGCAGTCCATGTCTTGCATGCCAGCCGCACACCTCCTCGTGGCCCAGAGCTTCGTGCCCTGCTTGAGAGCTACTTCCATGTCCTTAATGCTGACTGGCCAGCTGGTCTGAGCTCAGGCCCCGAAGAGGCCCTTGTCACCCTCCGGGTCAGCATGCTCG ACGCCATCCCCATGATGCTGGCATGTGAAGACCGGCCAGTGCTGCAAGCCACCTTCCTCAGCAACAATTGCTTTGAACACCTCACTCGGCTCATTCAGAACAGCAAG gtCCTGGACCAAGACACAGACGCCATTGCAGTCCATGTAGTCAGAGTGCTGACCTGCATCATGAGTGACTCCCCCTCGGCCAAG GAGGTGTTTAAGGAGCGCATCGGCTACCCTCACCTGCAGGAGGTTCTGCAGAGCCATGGTCCCCCCACCCATCGGCTGTTGCAAGAGCTGCTCAACATG GCTGTGGAGGGTGACCACAGCATGTGCCCACCTCCACCAATCCGCAACGAGCAGCCAGTACTGGTGCTGGCGCAGTGGCTGCCGTCATTGCCCACCGCTGAGCTGCAGCTCTTCCTAGCACAACGCCTCAGGTGGCTCTGTGACAGCTGCCCCGCCAGCCGTGCCACCTGCGTGCAGGCAGGCCTGGTGGGCTGCCTGTTGGAGACACTCAGCACAGGGCTAGCCCTGGAGGCCCGCTGCCAAGAGCAGCTGCTGGCACTGCTACAAGCACTGGGCCGTGTATCAATAAGGCCCATGGAGCTGCGTCACTTGCTGCGCCCCCCGCCAGGATTGGACTCGGGACCAGGCGGAGCTGAGGCTGGAAAGGCCCGACATGCAGGTGCTATCATCCGCGCATTATCAGGCATGGCCAGGCACCAGGGTCCTGCACGTGCTCTGCGCTACTTTGACCTCACGCCCAGCATGGCGGGCATCATGGTACCCTCTGTACAGCGATGGCCAGGGCCTGGCTTCACCTTTCATGCCTGGCTCTGTCTGCACCTTATGGATACAGCAccaacccctgcccccacccgACCACTCCAGCGAAAGCAGCTGTACAG CTTCTTTACCAGCAGCGGCTCAGGGTTTGAGGCCTTCTTCACGGCGGCCGGGACCCTGGTGGTGGCTGTGTGCACACGGAAGGAGTATTTGACCATGAGTTTGCCCGAAGTGTCCTTTGCCGACTCTGCCTGG CACTGCGTGGCTATCGTCCATGTGCCTGGGCGCCGGCCCTTCAGCCAGAACCTGGTCCATGTCTACAAAGACGGCCATCTGGTCAAGACAGCACCCCTTCGCTGCCCCTCCCTCAGTGAG CCTTTCTCCTCCTGCTGTATCGGCTCCGCTGGATACCGCACAACGACCACCACCACGGGGCTGCCCACACCACCAGTCCCCGCTACCCTGGCTTACACTCATCCCACCCTCACCCGCTCCCAGTCAGTCCCAGCCTCCACAGGGCTTGGCTGGGGGTCCGGGCTGGTGGCCCCCCTGCAGGAGGGCAGCATCGACTCTACCCTCGCAGGCACCCAGGACACTCGGTGGGGCAGCCCCACATCCCTGGAGGGTGAGCTGGGGGCTGTGGCCATCTTTCACGAAGCTCTGCAGGCGACGGCTCTGAGGACCCTGTGCACCCTGG ggCCCAATGAGACGGCACCCTTCAAGCCTGAGGGGGAGCTGCATGAGCTCAGCACCAGGCTGCTCCTCCATTACTCACCTCAG GCTTGTAAGAACAACATCTGCCTGGACCTTTCCCCCAGTCATGGGCTTGATGGGCGCCTGACGGGCCACAGAGTGGAGACCTGGGATGTGAAG GATGTGGTGAACTGCGTTGGGGGTATGGGTGCCCTGCTGCCCCTGCTGGAGCGAGTAGCTGCACAGCccaaagaggctgaggcaggtccaGCTGAAACGCATGACCTTGTGGGTCCTGAACTGACCTCTGGTCACAACACCCAGGGCCTGGTTCTTCCATTGGGTAAATCTTCAG AGGAACGGATGGAGAGGAACGCAGTGGCTGCTTTTCTGCTGATGCTGCGGAACTTCCTTCAGGGTCACGTGGTGAACCAAGAGAGCCTGGTGCAGTGCCAGGGGCCTGCCATCATCGGGGCCCTCCTGCgaaag GTCCCAAGCTGGGCCATGGACATGAACGTGCTCATGTCCGCCCAGCTGCTGATGGAGCAGGTGGCAGCTGAGGGCAGCGGGCCCCTCCTGTACCTACTCTACCAGCATTTGCTCTTCAACTTTCACCTCTGGACCCTCAGTGACTTCGCCGTGCGCCTCG GCCACATCCAGTACATGTCCAGCATAGTTCGGGAGCACAGACAGAAGCTTCGGAAGAAGTACGGCGTCCAGTTTATCTTGGATGCTCTGCGCACCCACTACAG CCCGCAGCGGGAGCGCCCCCTGGCTGCTGATGACCTACGCACCGTGCAGACCTCCCTCCTGGGCCTGGCCAGGGAGTTCCTGGTGCGGAGTCTCTCAGCAGATGACGTGCAGGTCACACAGACCATGCTGAGCTTTTTGGCGGCCACAGGCAATGATGGTCAG GTGGTGGGTGTGCTGGACCTGCTGCTGGACCTGCTGCATGGTTCCCTGGTGCAGGAGTCCTTGGCTGTCTTTTTGTTGGAGCCAGGGAACCTCGAAGTGCTACTGGCCCTGCTAGTGCGGCCAGGGTCACTGCCCCTGCTGCCTGATCGAGTCTGCAAG ATCCTGCGCAGACTGCAGCAGAACGAGCGGCTACCTGAGCGGAGCCGCCAGCGCCTCCGGCTGCGGGAGTGTGGTCTCCAGGGTCTGGTTGCCTGCTTGCCTGAGGGGACTGTTTCCCCCCAGCTCTGCCAGGGCCTCTACAAGCTGTTCCTGGGGACAG ATTGCCTGAACCTCTCAGATCTGCTGGCTGTGGTACAGCTGTCCCTCCAGGCTGACCTCAGCGTTCGCCTAGACATCTGTCGCCAG CTCTTCCACCTCATCTATGGACAGCCAGATGTGGTGCGGCTTCTGGCCCGACAGGCTGGCTGGCAGGATGTGCTGACCCGGCTATATGTCCTGGAGGCTGCCACAGCCGGCAgtccccctctctcttccccagaGTCACCTACCTCCCCCAAGCCAACCCCACACAAGCCACCCGCTGAGTCACCTGCTGAGCCTTCAGATGTCTTCCTGCCCTCAGAGGCCCCCTGCCCTGACCCTGATGGCTTTTACCATGCTCTCTCCCCATTCTGCACGCCCTTTGACCTGGGCCTGGAACGGTCTAGTGTAGGATCAGGCAACATTGCTGGTGGTGGCGGCAGCAGTGGGACTCTTACTCCAGCCAGCCACCCCGGCACTCCTTCCCCACTGGATGGGCCGCGGCCCTTTCCTGCTGCTCCTGGCCGCCACAGCTCCAGTCTCTCCAATGTGCTGGAGGACGGCAGCCTCCCGGAGCCCACCATTAGCGGGGATGATACCTCAAACACCAGCAACCCACAG CAAACCTCTGAGGAAGAGTTATGCAATCTGCTCACCAACGTGCTGTTCTCGGTGACGTGGCGTGGCGTGGAAGGCAGCGATGAGGTTGCCTGGCGGGAGCGTGGCCAGGTTTTCTCGGTGCTCACCCAGCTGGGGGCCTCAGCGACACTTGTGCGCCCACCAGACTGCATCAAGCGCAG CCTCCTGGAGATGATGCTGGAGTCAGCCCTAACGGACATCAAAGAGGCCCCCGTGGGGGTCGTGGCCAGCCTCACCCAGCAGGCACTTTGGCTGCTGCGTCTGCTGCAGGACTTCCTGTGTGCTGAAGGCCATGGTAACCAGGAACTGTGGAGTGAGAAG CTCTTTGAAGGTGTATGCAGCCTACTTGATCGCCTGGGAGCCTGGCCCCACCTGGCCAACGGCACAGCCGATCTCCGTGAGATGGCACAGATTGGCCTACGGCTTGTACTTGGCTACATCCTGCTGGAAGACCCACAG CTGCATGCCCAGGCCTACGTAAGATTGCACATGCTGCTACAGACTGCAGTGCCAGCCCGCCGCGAGGAGGCCTGCTATGTGCTCTCCAAGCTGGAGGCTGCACTGGGGCGGGCCCTGAACGCCTCTTCCTCCGAGTCAGCCACTGATGAGGCAGGGCCCCCACCTGCAGCCGCAGCAGCTGCAGAGCGCTGCTCCTGGCTGGTGCCACTGGTGCGCACGCTGCTAGACCGTGCCTATGAGCCGCTGGGGCTGCAGTGGGGACTGCCCTCCCTGCCACCCACCAATGGCAGCCCCACCTTCTTTGAAGACTTCCAGGCTTTTTGTGCCACACCCGAATGGCGCCACTTCATCGACAAACAG GTGCAGCCAACCATGTCCCAGTTCGAAATGGACACGTATGCTAAGAGCCACGACCTTATGTCAGGTTTCTGGAATGCCTGCTATGACATGCTCATGAGCGGTGGGCAGCGGCGCCAGCGGGAGCGCGCCCAGAGTCGTCGGGCCTTCCAG GAGCTGGTGCTGGAACCTGCGCAGAGGCGGGCGCGCCTGGAGGGGCTACGCTACACCGCAGCGCTGAAGCAGCAGGCAGCGCAGCACTCCACGGCCCTGCTGCACTGGGGAGCGCTGTGGCGCCAGCTCGCCAGCCCATGTGGGGCCTGGGCGCTGAG GGACCCTCCCACCCTCCGCTGGAAACTGTCCAGCGCCGAGACATACTCACGCATGCGTCTGAAGCTGGTGCCCAACCATCACTTCGACCCTCACCTGGAAGCCAGTGCTCTCCGCGACAATCTGG GTGAGGTTCCCCTGACACCCACCGAGGAGGCCTCACTGCCTCTGGCAGTGACCAAAGAGGCCAAAGTGAGCACCCCACCCGAGGAGCTGCAGGAGGACCAGCTCGGCGAGGACGAGCTGGCTGAGCTGGAGACTCC GATGGAGGCAGCAGAACTGGATGAACAGCGTGAGAAGCTGGTGCTATCGGCTGAGTGCCAGCTGGTGACGGTAGTGGCCGTGGTCCCAGGGCTGCTGGAGGTCACCACACAGAATGTGTACTTCTACGACGGCAGCACTGAGCGCGTGGAAACTGAGGAGG GCATCGGCTATGATTTCCGGCGCCCACTGGCCCAGCTGCGTGAGGTCCACCTGCGGCGTTTCAACCTGCGCCGTTCAGCACTTGAGCTCTTCTTTATCGATCAGGCCAACTACTTCCTCAATTTCCCATGCAAGGTGGGCACGACCCCAGCCTCATCTCCTAGCCAGACTCCcaggccccagcctggccccatcccaccccacacCCAGGTACGGAACCAGGTGTACTCGTGGCTCCTGCGCCTACGGCCCCCGTCTCAAGGCTACCTAAGCAGCCGCTCCCCCCAGGAGATGCTGCGTGCCTCAGGCCTTACCCAG AAATGGGTACAGCGTGAGATATCCAACTTCGAGTACTTGATGCAACTCAACACCATTGCGGGGCGGACCTACAATGACCTGTCTCAGTACCCCGTG TTCCCCTGGGTCCTGCAGGACTACGTGTCCCCAACCCTGGACCTCAGCAACCCAGCCGTCTTCCGGGACCTGTCTAAGCCCATCGGTGTGGTGAACCCCAAGCATGCCCAGCTCGTGAGGGAGAA GTATGAAAGCTTTGAGGACCCAGCGGGGACCATTGACAAGTTCCACTATGGCACCCACTACTCCAATGCAGCAGGCGTGATGCACTACCTCATCCGCGTGGAGCCCTTCACCTCCCTGCACGTCCAGCTGCAGAGTGGCCG ctttGACTGCTCCGACCGGCAGTTCCACTCGGTGGCGGCAGCCTGGCAGGCACGCCTGGAGAGCCCTGCCGATGTGAAGGAGCTCATCCCAGAATTCTTCTACTTTCCTGACTTCCTGGAGAACCAGAACG GTTTTGACCTGGGCTGTCTCCAGCTGACCAACGAGAAGGTGGCTGATGTGGTGCTGCCCCCGTGGGCCAGCTCTCCTGAGGACTTCATCCAGCAGCACCGCCAGGCTCTG GAGTCCGAGTATGTGTCTGCACACCTGCACGAGTGGATCGACCTCATCTTTGGCTACAAGCAGCGGGGGCCAGCCGCCGAGGAAGCCCTCAATGTTTTCTATTACTGCACCTATGAGG GGGCCGTAGACCTTGACCATGTGACAGATGAGCGGGAACGGAAGGCTCTGGAGGGCATTATCAGCAACTTCGGGCAGACTCCCTGTCAGCTGCTGAAG GAGCCACATCCAACTCGGCTCTCAGTTGAGGAAGCAGCCCATCGCCTTGCACGCCTGGACACTAACTCACCTAGCATCTTCCAGCACCTGGACCAACTCAAGGCATTCTTCGCAGAG GTTGTCAGTGATGGTGTACCCCTGGTGCTAGCCCTGGTCCCCCACCGGCAGCCCCACTCCTTCATCACCCAGGGTTCCCCAGACCTGTTG GTGACCGTGAGTGCCAGTGGGCTGCTGGGCACCCACAGCTGGTTGCCCTATGACCGCAACATAAGCAACTACTTCAGCTTCAGCAAAGACCCCACCGTGGGCAGCCACAA GACACAGCGACTGCTGAGTGGCCCGTGGGTGCCAGGCAGTGGTGTGAGTGGACAAGCACTGGCAGTGGCCCCTGATGGAAAGCTGCTATTCAGCGGTGGCCACTGGGATGGCAGCCTACGAGTGACTGCACTACCCCGTGGCAAGCTGTTGAGCCAGCTCAGCCGCCACCTTG ATGTAGTAACCTGCCTTGCACTGGACACCTGTGGCATCTACCTCATCTCAGGCTCCCGGGACACCACGTGCATGGTGTGGCGGCTCCTGCATCAG GGTGGTCTGTCAGTAGGCCTGGCACCAAAGCCTGTGCAGGTCCTGTATGGGcatggggctgcagtgagctgtgtggcCATCAGCACTGAACTTGACATGGCTGTGTCTGGATCTgag GATGGAACTGTGATCATACACACTGTACGCCGTGGCCAGTTTGTGGCGGCACTACGGCCTCCGGGTGCCACATTGCCTGGACCTATTTTCCATCTGGCATTGGGGTCCGAAGGCCAGATTGTGGTACAGAGCTCAGCGTCGGAACGTCCTGGGGCCCAG GTCACCTACTCCTTGCACCTGTATTCAGTCAATGGGAAGTTGCGGGCTTCACTGCCCCTGGCAGAGCAGCCTACAGCCCTGACGGTGACAGAGGACTTTGTGTTGCTGGGTACCGCCCAGTGCGCCCTGCACATCCTCCAACTAAACAC ACTGCTCCCGGCCGCGCCTCCCTTGCCCATGAAGGTGGCCATCCGTAGCGTGGCCGTGACCAAGGAGCGCAGCCACGTGCTGGTGGGCCTGGAGGACGGCAAGCTCATCGTGGTGGTCGCGGGGCAGCCCTCTGAG GTGCGCAGCAGCCAGTTCGCGCGGAAGCTGTGGCGGTCCTCGCGGCGCATCTCCCAGGTGTCCTCGGGAGAGACGGAATACAACCCTGCTGAGGCGCGCTGA